The sequence TATACCGATTATAAAGGAGCATGTCAAATGTATGCAATTGTAAAAACTGGCGGAAAACAGTACAAAGTTGAAGTAGGAAACGTTTTGGCGGTTGAGAAACTCAACGAAGCCGAAGTGGGAAAAGAAGTTGTTCTTGACGAAGTTTTATTTGTTGCCGACGGAGACAAAGCTACCATAGGAAAACCTACGGTTAGCGGCGCAAGCGTTGTTGCAAAAGTAAAATCCCAGAAAAGAGCTCCTAAAGTTTTGGTTTTCAAAAGAAGACCAAAAAAAGGTTATAAAAAGCTTCAGGGACATCGTCAATACATAACGGAATTGGAAATAACAAGCATTAAAGCAAATTAACAATGTTAATTTGCCGCCGCAAATTATTTTTATAATTTTCGGCAGGCAAGCTTAAAATCAGGAGATTTAGTAAAATGGCACATACAAAAGCACAAGGCTCATCTACCAACGGTCGCGATTCGCACGGTCAACGACTCGGCGTTAAAATATACGGGGATCAAAAAGCTCAGGCAGGCGCAATTATCGTCCGCCAGAGAGGCACTAAATATCACCCCGGAATCAACGTAGGCATGGGTAAAGACAATACAATTTTTGCGAAAATCGCGGGAACCGTAAAATTTACCAAAAAAGCCGGCGACAAAACTTACGTAAACATAGAAGCATAAAATAAAACAACATTATCAAAAAACAAGGTCAAAGGTTAAATATCCTGACCTTGTTTTTTGTTTGCAAGAAATGTTATTATGAGAACAAATAAATGTTTATAGATAAAGCAACTATTCATCTTACTGCAGGTCGCGGCGGCGACGGCAATATTTCTTTCAGAAGAGAAAAATATGTTCCTCTCGGCGGTCCTTCCGGCGGCAACGGCGGAAAGGGCGGGGATATATATTTTGAGGGCGATCCGCACAAAA is a genomic window of Endomicrobium proavitum containing:
- the rplU gene encoding 50S ribosomal protein L21 encodes the protein MYAIVKTGGKQYKVEVGNVLAVEKLNEAEVGKEVVLDEVLFVADGDKATIGKPTVSGASVVAKVKSQKRAPKVLVFKRRPKKGYKKLQGHRQYITELEITSIKAN
- the rpmA gene encoding 50S ribosomal protein L27; this encodes MAHTKAQGSSTNGRDSHGQRLGVKIYGDQKAQAGAIIVRQRGTKYHPGINVGMGKDNTIFAKIAGTVKFTKKAGDKTYVNIEA